The stretch of DNA ttcttcgttttCTTACACTAGAGCTCCTTACGATTACAGCTAcagctctttctctctctacataGTTCTTCGTTTTCTTACACTAGCTCTCTTCAATGGCAATAGCGACAGCAATCACTCAAGTAGTCATCCGAGAGGTATGGAGAGAAAATCTCCTTGAAGAGTTTCAACTGATCGGGAAATTGATTCACGATCGTTATCGTTACATTTCATTCGATACTGAGTTTCCAGGCTGTGTATTTCGACCTCCAACAATCCCCAATCGCCATTACAAAATTCACCCCATTGATCAGTACCGACTGATCAAACAGAATGTGGATATTCTCAATCTCATCCAATTGGGTCTCACCCTTACCGATTCCGACGGTAACTTTCCTGACCTCGGCGGCCAAACATCGGTGGTTTGGCAATTTAACTTCTGTGATTTCGACATAAACCGCCATAGGTGCGCACTAGATTCTATAGATTTGTTAAAGAAACAGGGGATAGATTTCGAGAGAAATCTCACCCACGGAATCAACTCTGCCCACTTTGCTAATCTGATGTACCACTATAGGCTCGTGTTCAACAGAGATATTACATGGATTACCTTCCACAGTGCCTATGATTTTGGGTATTTGGTAAAGATTCTTACTGGTTGTTTCCTTCCTCACTTTTTGCCTGATTTTCTATATCTCGTGAGCCACTTCTTTGGTCAAAATGTGTATGACATGAAGTACATGATGGGTTTTTTTCCTGGTCTGTATGGTGGTTTGGAAAGTCTGGCTAGTACATTGCAGATCGTAAGGGAAGTTGGGTTGA from Cannabis sativa cultivar Pink pepper isolate KNU-18-1 chromosome 2, ASM2916894v1, whole genome shotgun sequence encodes:
- the LOC115721067 gene encoding probable CCR4-associated factor 1 homolog 11, with protein sequence MAIATAITQVVIREVWRENLLEEFQLIGKLIHDRYRYISFDTEFPGCVFRPPTIPNRHYKIHPIDQYRLIKQNVDILNLIQLGLTLTDSDGNFPDLGGQTSVVWQFNFCDFDINRHRCALDSIDLLKKQGIDFERNLTHGINSAHFANLMYHYRLVFNRDITWITFHSAYDFGYLVKILTGCFLPHFLPDFLYLVSHFFGQNVYDMKYMMGFFPGLYGGLESLASTLQIVREVGLSHQAGSDSLLTWRTFQKMRLTCFDSDQKELRKYAGVLYGLKI